Genomic DNA from Streptomyces sp. PCS3-D2:
GGCCGTCCCGCCTCGCCCGGCTCCGCGGCGCCGGGCGGAAGGGTTCACACCTCGCGCCACCGGGCCATCGCCCAGGAGAACGCCCCGAACAGCATCAGCCCGACGGCCACCACGACCAGCAGCCACGGTCCCACCGGAGTCCCGGCGAACGACCTCATGGTGTCGTCCGTTCCCTTCGCCTGTCCCGGGTCGTAGCGCAGGGCCGCGTACACGACGAAGCCGCCGGCCGCCGTGAACACGGCCCCGCGGGCCAGCCCGCCGGTCACCCCGAGGAAGCCGACCGCCTTGCGCGACCCCTCCCACGACCCCTCCATGGCGAGGTGCCTGCGGAAGCGGCGCCGCGCCGCCTGTACCGCGATGACCACGCCGGCGCCGGCGACGGCGAGCCCCGCGGCACCCACCAGCCACTGGCCGAGGGGCAGACCCAGCGCCTTCGCGGTGATGTCACGGGACTGCTCATCACCGGAACGCCCGCCGCCGCCCGCGGCGAACACGAGGACGGAGAAGGCCGTCACCGCGTAGAACACGCACCGGCCCGCCGAAGCGAGCCGTTTCGTCGGCTTGTCGCCGTCCGGCCCGGACGCGCCGAACACGGCCTCCGACAGCCGCCACAGCATCATGCAGACGAGACCGATGCCGACGGCCCAGATCAGGACGGAGCCGAAGGGCTTGTCCGCGAGTTCCTGGAGGGCGCCATGCCGGTCGGCCTCCCGGCCGCCGTCCCCGCCGAAGGCGATGCGGACGGCCAGGATCCCGATCAGTACGTACAGCACTCCGCGCGTCACCAGGCCGCAGCGTGCCGCGACCTCCCGGAGGGTGCCGCCGCGCGACGCGGACCGGGCACCTCTGCTCGCCGCCTGGCTGGTCATGGTGATCAGACCTCGCCGCGCCAGGCGCCCGTCTCGATCCCGCGGGACTCGATGAACAGCTTGAAACGCTTCAGATCCCCGGTGACCTGACGCTTGACGAAGCCGAGCTTGTCGGCCGCGGCCTCGGCCACGCCGTCGGGCACCCAGTTCATGTGCAGCACGACCTTGGTGGTGGTCGCGTCGACCGGCTGGAAGGTGACGAGCCCGGCCTGGCGGGGCTCACCATCGACCGTCATCCACGCCACGCGCCGGTCTGGGAGCTGCTCGGTGATCTGCGCGTCGAACTCGCGCCGGACGCCACCCACGTTCGTCACCCAGTGGGTGAGCGTGTCACTGCGCTGGTCGACGCGCTCGACCCCCTCCATGAAGGCGGGAAAGTCCTCGAACTGCGTCCACTGGTTGTAGGCCGTGCGTACCGGCACGTTGACCTCGACATACTCCTCGACGTGCGACATGCGCATCCTTTCCGCGTCGTCGGCCGTCCCGCGCCCCCGAGGCGCGGGGGCCCGTCCGGACGTCTCGAAGGCGCGGCTACCCGGCCCCGGACCGGCCATGCGCCGGTACGGCGCGGGCACGGCCGAGGGTGCGGGCCCGCGCGGGCGCGCGACCCGGAGCCGGTCAGCCGTAGGCGATCACCACGTCGCGGAAGCCGAGGGAACCGAGCAGCCCCTCCAGCATCGACGTCGTGTTCTTCTCGGTCCGCTCGGCCAGGCCCGCCGTGCGGGCCGCCTCGTCGATGTGCTGTGCGGCGAGCTTCTGCACGGCCTGCTCACCGGCCGGGTTGTCGGAGAACAGGTCGCCGATCCGGTCCAGCAGGCCCCGCTGCTTCGACACCGCGTACGAGCGGTTCGGGTCGAGGGTCGCGGGGCCGAGTACGGCGTGCGGCAGCCGGATCGTGGCCGCGGTGCGGTCCTCGTTCACGGTGACGCTGCGCGCGTCCAGCCCGCCCATGTCGACGTAGCCGCTGACCGTGCCCGCGCCCACGTACAGGGTGCGGGTCCCGCGGATCGCGTCCGGCAGGAAGGGCGCGTCCTCCTCCAGGTCCACGACCACCTGGAAGTTGCCGACGGCCCCCTCGTAACGGTCCATGTCCTGGACCGACTTGAGCAGTGCCGGACCCGACCGGTCCCGGGTGTCGTGGCCGAAGAGGCCGCCGAACCCCGGAACCAGGCTGAAGCGCTCCACGAGCACGATCAGCACCACGACCACCGCCACGCCGACGACGATCCGCCCCCACACCGGGTGCCGCGTGCCGCCCGGCCGATCCGAAGAGGTTTCCATGTCCCGCGGATACCCCGCGGGCACGACTCCACTACGCGGGGCCGCCGTCCACCCGCCCTAGTGGCCGGTGGGCCTGCCGGACACCAGCCGGGCGGCTTCGATCTCGGCCCAGACGGCCTTGCCGCCCGGGTGCGCGTCCGCACCCCATCGATCGGACAGCCGCTCCACTATGTGGAGGCCGTGACCGCCCGGTACGCCGCGCCGGGTCGAGGGATCGGGGTGGGGGAGCGTCGTCGAGCCGTCGCACACCTCGATGCGCAGCACCTTCCCGGCCGTGAGGACGAGCTCGTGACAGCCGTCGGCGTGCAGTGACGCGTTCGTCAGCAGCTCGGACACGAGGAGCAGGGTGTCCTCGGCGGTCTCGGTCCCGTACCAGCCCCAGTCGCGCAGGGCCTGTCGCGTGAAGTCACGCCCCTTGGCGACGGAGCCGCGGACGCCCGCCAGGGCGAGTCGGCGGCGCTGCCCCGCGGCGGGTAGGCCGACACTCACAGGATCACCCGTTTCCGGTCCGACGGTCTCCACCGAGCTCTCTCACCCCCGCGTTGACACTGGTCTCTGTCCCAGGCGTATGCCCGGCGCGGGCACGATCGATGTACGGTACCGGCCACGCGTCGCAGACGGCCTCCCGCTCCGCCCGGGCAGGCGCACGACATTCTAGGCGACCGCCGTCTCAGGGCGTGGCCAGGTGCAACCGCAGCGTGAATCCGGACTCCGTCGCACGGACCTCGACCAGGTCGCAGAGCTGGTGGATCATCCACAGACCGCGGCCGCCGCGGGCCGAGGCCAGCGAGGGGCGGCGTCGTCCGGCCAGGGGGTCCGCCAGGTGTCCGTCGTCGCGGAGCTCGGCGACGACCCCCGCCGCGGGCCCCGAGACGCTC
This window encodes:
- a CDS encoding ATP-binding protein produces the protein MSVGLPAAGQRRRLALAGVRGSVAKGRDFTRQALRDWGWYGTETAEDTLLLVSELLTNASLHADGCHELVLTAGKVLRIEVCDGSTTLPHPDPSTRRGVPGGHGLHIVERLSDRWGADAHPGGKAVWAEIEAARLVSGRPTGH
- a CDS encoding SRPBCC family protein, translating into MSHVEEYVEVNVPVRTAYNQWTQFEDFPAFMEGVERVDQRSDTLTHWVTNVGGVRREFDAQITEQLPDRRVAWMTVDGEPRQAGLVTFQPVDATTTKVVLHMNWVPDGVAEAAADKLGFVKRQVTGDLKRFKLFIESRGIETGAWRGEV
- a CDS encoding DUF1206 domain-containing protein, translated to MTSQAASRGARSASRGGTLREVAARCGLVTRGVLYVLIGILAVRIAFGGDGGREADRHGALQELADKPFGSVLIWAVGIGLVCMMLWRLSEAVFGASGPDGDKPTKRLASAGRCVFYAVTAFSVLVFAAGGGGRSGDEQSRDITAKALGLPLGQWLVGAAGLAVAGAGVVIAVQAARRRFRRHLAMEGSWEGSRKAVGFLGVTGGLARGAVFTAAGGFVVYAALRYDPGQAKGTDDTMRSFAGTPVGPWLLVVVAVGLMLFGAFSWAMARWREV
- a CDS encoding DUF4230 domain-containing protein, whose translation is METSSDRPGGTRHPVWGRIVVGVAVVVVLIVLVERFSLVPGFGGLFGHDTRDRSGPALLKSVQDMDRYEGAVGNFQVVVDLEEDAPFLPDAIRGTRTLYVGAGTVSGYVDMGGLDARSVTVNEDRTAATIRLPHAVLGPATLDPNRSYAVSKQRGLLDRIGDLFSDNPAGEQAVQKLAAQHIDEAARTAGLAERTEKNTTSMLEGLLGSLGFRDVVIAYG